A stretch of DNA from Streptomyces xanthii:
TCGTCCCACGCCCCCGGAGACCCCGCCCATGTCCTGGCTGTCGAGATTCAGCCTCGCCCAACGCGCCCTGATCGGCCTGATGTCCGTCATCGCGATCGTCTTCGGCGCGATCGCGATCCCCCAGCTCAAGCAGCAGCTGCTGCCCTCCATCGAACTGCCCATGGTCTCCGTCCTGGCCCCCTACCAGGGCGCGTCCCCGGACGTGGTCGAGAAGCAGGTCGTGGAGCCGCTGGAGAACTCCATCGACGCCGTCGACGGCGTCACCGGCATCACCGCGACGGCCTCCGAGGGCAACGCGGTCCTGATGGCCCAGTTCGACTTCGGCAACGGCTCCAAGCAGATCGTCGCCGACATCCAGCAGGCCGTGAACAGGGCCCGCGCCCAACTGCCCGACGACGTCGACCCGCAGGTGATCGCCGGCTCCACCGACGACATCCCGACCGTCGTCCTCGCCGTCACCTCCGACAAGGACCAGCAGGCGCTCGCCGACCAGCTCGACAAGACCGTCGTGCCGGCCCTCAAGGACATCGACGGCGTCTCCCAGGTCACCGTCGACGGCGTCCGCGACCTCCAGGTGAACGTCACGCCGGACGACCGCAAGATGGCCGCGGCCGGTGTCTCCGTCATGACGCTCGGCCAGTCCCTGCGCTCCGGCGGCGCCACGCTGCCCGCGGGCTCCTTCGACGAGAGCGGCAAGAACCGCACGGTCCAGGTCGGCGGCGGGTTCACCTCGCTGCGGCAGATCGAGGACCTGATGATCACCGGCCAGGGCGTCAAGAAGCCCGTACGCCTCGGGGACATCGCCACCGTGAAGCAGGAGCCGTCCACGGCCGACTCGCTCACCCGCACCGACGGCCGGCCCAGCCTCGCCGTCATGGTCACCATGGACCAGGACGGCTCCGCGGTCGCCATCTCGAACGCGGTCGAGGACAAGCTGCCCGGCCTGCGTCAGGACCTCGGCGCCGGTGCGAAGCTCACCGTCGTCAGCGACCAGGGCCCCGCCGTCTCCAAGTCCATCTCCGGACTGACCACGGAGGGCGCGCTCGGCCTGCTCTTCGCCGTCATCGTCATCCTGGTCTTCCTCGCGTCGCTGCGCTCCACCCTCGTCACCGCGGTCTCCATCCCGCTGTCGGTGGTCCTCGCGCTGATCGTCCTGTGGACCCGCGACCTCTCGCTCAACATGCTCACGCTCGGCGCGCTGACCATCGCGATCGGCCGAGTCGTCGACGACTCGATCGTCGTCCTGGAGAACATCAAGCGGCACCTCGGCTACGGCGAGGAGCGCAAGGAGGCCATCCTCACCGCGGTCCGCGAGGTCGCCGGAGCGGTCACCTCGTCGACGCTCACCACGGTCGCCGTGTTCCTGCCGATCGGTCTGGTCGGCGGCATGGTCGGCGAGCTGTTCGGCTCGTTCTCCCTGACGGTGACGGCGGCGCTGCTCGCGTCCCTCCTCGTCTCCCTGACCGTCGTGCCGGTGCTCTCCTACTGGTTCCTGCGCGCCCCGAAGGCGATCCAGGGCGTCGACCCGGAGGAGGCCCGCCGCAAGGCCGAGGAGAAGGAGGCCCGCTCCCGGCTCCAGCGGATCTACGTGCCGGTGCTGCGCTTCGCGACCCGTCGCCGCCTCACCAGCGTGGCCCTCGCGATCGTCGTCCTCGTCGGCACCTTCGGCATGGCCCCGCTCCTGAAGACGAACTTCTTCGACCAGGGCGAGCAGGAAGTCCTGTCCATCAAGCAGGAGTTGAAGCCCGGCACCAGCCTCGCCGCGACCGACGCCTCCGCGCGGAAGATCGAGAAGGCGCTCCAGGGAATCGACGCCGTCAAGGACTACCAGGTCACCGTCGGCTCCTCGGGGTTCATGGCGGCCTTCGGCGGCGGCACCGACACCAACCAGGCCGCGTACCAGGTCACCCTGAAGGACAAGGCCTCCTACGAGGACACGCAGGACCGCATCGAGCGCGAGCTCGGCAAGCTGTCCGGCATCGGTACGACGACCATCGCGGCCGGTGACGGCTTCGGCAGCCAGGACCTCAGCGTGGTAGTGAAGGCCGCCGACGCGGAGGTCCTCGACAAGGCGTCCGAGCAGGTCCGCGAGTCCGTCGCCTCCCTCGACGACGTCACCGACGTGACCAGCGACCTGTCGCAGTCCGTCCCGCGCATCTCGGTCAAGGCCAACTCCAAGGCCGCCGCGGCCGGGTTCGACGACACGACGCTCGGCGCGGCCGTCGCCCAGGCGGTGCGCGGCACCACCAGCGGCAAGGCGATCCTCGACGACACCGAGCGCGACGTCGTCGTGAAGTCGGCGAAGCCGGCCACGACCATGGCCGAGCTCAAGAAGCTGCCGATGGGTCCGCGCGGTCTGACCCTCGGCGACATCGCCACGGTGAAGCTCGTCGACGGCCCGGTCTCCATGACCCGCATCGACGGCGCCCGCGCCGCCACGATCACGGCCAAGCCGACCGGGGACAACACCGGCGCGGTCTCCGCCGACCTCCAGTCGAAGCTCGCGAAGCTGGACCTGCCGGCCGGCGCCACCGCCACCATCGGCGGTGTCACCTCCGACCAGGACGACGCGTTCAAGAACCTGGGCCTGGCGATGCTCGCGGCGATCGCGATCGTCTTCCTGCTCCTGGTCGCGACGTTCCGCTCGCTGGCCCAGCCGCTGATCCTGCTGGTCTCCATCCCGTTCGCGGCCACGGGCGCGATCGGCCTGCTCGTCGCGACCGGCACCCCCATGGGCGTCCCGGCGATGATCGGCATGCTGATGCTCATCGGCATCGTCGTGACGAACGCGATCGTGCTGATCGACCTCATCAACCAGTACCGGGCACAGGGCCTGGGCGTCGTCGAGGCGGTCGTCGAGGGCGGCCGGCACCGGCTCCGCCCGATCCTGATGACGGCCCTGGCCACGATCTTCGCCCTGCTCCCGATGGCGCTCGGCGTCACCGGCGAGGGCGGCTTCATCGCGCAGCCGCTGGCGGTGGTCGTGATCGGCGGCCTCATCACGTCGACCCTGCTGACCCTGCTCCTCGTCCCGACGCTCTACGCGATGCTGGAGCTCCGCAAGGAGCGGCGGGCCAAGAAGCGGGCCGCGAAGAAGGGGGCCGCCCTGCCGGAGCAGGCGACCCCCGAATCCGAGTCAGACCCGGAGCCTGCGAAGGCCTGACGCCCCGCCGCCGGGGCGAGCGCATCATCCGGCGCTCGCCCCGGCGGGGGCTGGCCGCGCAGTTCCCCGCGCCCCTGGGAAGGTCGCGCCTTCCTCGGGGAAATGCGACCCGAAGGGTCTGCATTTCAGGGGCGCGGGGAACTGCGCGAGAAGCCCCACCGGCCCGCACCCGGCGACGAGACCCGCTACGGCAGGGCCAGCATCCGCTCGAGCGCCAGCTTCGCGAACTGTTCCGTCTCGCGGTCGACCTCGATGCGGTTGACCAGCTGCCCGTCCGCCAGGGACTCCAGGGTCCACACCAGGTGGGGCAGGTCGATGCGGTTCATGGTCGAGCAGAAGCAGACCGTCTTGTCGAGGAAGACGATCTCCTTGCCCTCGGGCGCGAAGCGGTTGGCGAGGCGCCGGACGAGGTTCAGCTCCGTGCCGATGGCCCACTTGGACCCGGCCGGGGCTGCCTCCAGGGCCTTGATGATGTACTCCGTGGACCCGACGTAGTCCGCCGCGGCCACGACCTCGTGCTTGCACTCGGGGTGCACCAGCACGTTCACACCCGGTATGCGCTCGCGCACGTCGTTGACCGAGTCCAGCGAGAAGCGCCCGTGGACCGAGCAGTGCCCGCGCCAAAGGATCAT
This window harbors:
- a CDS encoding efflux RND transporter permease subunit, with translation MSWLSRFSLAQRALIGLMSVIAIVFGAIAIPQLKQQLLPSIELPMVSVLAPYQGASPDVVEKQVVEPLENSIDAVDGVTGITATASEGNAVLMAQFDFGNGSKQIVADIQQAVNRARAQLPDDVDPQVIAGSTDDIPTVVLAVTSDKDQQALADQLDKTVVPALKDIDGVSQVTVDGVRDLQVNVTPDDRKMAAAGVSVMTLGQSLRSGGATLPAGSFDESGKNRTVQVGGGFTSLRQIEDLMITGQGVKKPVRLGDIATVKQEPSTADSLTRTDGRPSLAVMVTMDQDGSAVAISNAVEDKLPGLRQDLGAGAKLTVVSDQGPAVSKSISGLTTEGALGLLFAVIVILVFLASLRSTLVTAVSIPLSVVLALIVLWTRDLSLNMLTLGALTIAIGRVVDDSIVVLENIKRHLGYGEERKEAILTAVREVAGAVTSSTLTTVAVFLPIGLVGGMVGELFGSFSLTVTAALLASLLVSLTVVPVLSYWFLRAPKAIQGVDPEEARRKAEEKEARSRLQRIYVPVLRFATRRRLTSVALAIVVLVGTFGMAPLLKTNFFDQGEQEVLSIKQELKPGTSLAATDASARKIEKALQGIDAVKDYQVTVGSSGFMAAFGGGTDTNQAAYQVTLKDKASYEDTQDRIERELGKLSGIGTTTIAAGDGFGSQDLSVVVKAADAEVLDKASEQVRESVASLDDVTDVTSDLSQSVPRISVKANSKAAAAGFDDTTLGAAVAQAVRGTTSGKAILDDTERDVVVKSAKPATTMAELKKLPMGPRGLTLGDIATVKLVDGPVSMTRIDGARAATITAKPTGDNTGAVSADLQSKLAKLDLPAGATATIGGVTSDQDDAFKNLGLAMLAAIAIVFLLLVATFRSLAQPLILLVSIPFAATGAIGLLVATGTPMGVPAMIGMLMLIGIVVTNAIVLIDLINQYRAQGLGVVEAVVEGGRHRLRPILMTALATIFALLPMALGVTGEGGFIAQPLAVVVIGGLITSTLLTLLLVPTLYAMLELRKERRAKKRAAKKGAALPEQATPESESDPEPAKA